GTTTCTCGATACTCCCTTTCGGGAATTTCATAGATCACCTTATTAACCAGAAAGGTTTCGGCGGCAGGTATGTCCCATATCAATTGGCTCTTCTGCCCCATCACTAGACTAATCTGTTTCTTGAACTCTTTCTTCTGCTCAAAAGGCTTGAACCCACCAACGCTTACTTCACCGCTAGTAGGGTACAGCAAGCCTGTCAGCACCTTCATGGTCGTTGTTTTCCCTGCTCCATTTGGCCCAAGAAATGCAACTATGCTTCCTTCCGGAATGGTAAAGGAGATATCCTCCACAGCCTTCACTGTCCGAAATTTTCGATTCCACAAGCTGCGTATCGATGCTGCAAACCCCGGCTCCCGTTCATGTACCCGGTAATGTTTGCTCAGATGCCTAACCTCAATCATAGCGATTCCTCCTCGCCTGGGACAGGGGGATTTGCCTTCACTTCCTCCAACAATCGCTGCAGATGCTCATCGACAATCACAATATCCAGATCATAGGGGAGAAAGAAAGCTTCCTCGATCGCGCTAAGCTTGTTCAAATATACACGACTGTCATTCAAGAGTTTGTTTAGATCAATACCCAGTGTAGGAGTCGGATAATTCTCCAGCTTTTGAATACCGGCACTGAACAGCTTGATCGAACCGCTTACGTTTCCATTTGCATGATGATAAAGGCCTACTGCAATCTGCAGCAGACCTTGATATAGAGGGCTTCGTCCTTCTTCCAGCCAAAGCTCCTCCATCACCTCATGACATTCAAAATAATCTCTTGCTTCATTAAAATAATACAGGTACTCGACATATAGACGATCATATTGATTCTGATTCATAGAGTTAGGATTGATCTCCTTTTTTGGCTCTTGAGATCGCAGCTTCGATCTCCATCGACAAATCACTTAAGCTCCATACATCTTCATTCTCCCAGATTTCATTAAATCGCAGCTGAAATTGGGCCGCTTCCCGAATCCGGTGGTAAAAATAGAGCACCTGTATGTTGTTAAGCACTTTGTTGACCAGATTGGAGTTGTCCTCGAACATTTGCTGCGCTTCAACAATCTCATCCCGGATGCTCGACATTTCCTGATCCAGTAAATAAGCCGCTTCAGCCGCTTTGCTAAGTCTCGCTCTCACATCTTCTGGTAGTGTCTCTTTATACTTGTAATTTAATGAATGCTCGATCGTAGCCCAGAAATTCATCGCTAACGTTCTGATTTGTATCTCCGCAAGAACTCTTTTCATCCCCAATGCGGTTTGAACGGGGTATTCAATAATTATATGATAGCTGCGGTAGCCGCTTGGCTTCTTATTCGCAATATAGTCCTTTTCATACACAACAGACATGTCCTGTCTGGCTCTAATGAGATCAGCAAGCCGTTCGATGTCTTCAACGAATTGGCACATGATGCGAATCCCCGCTATATCTTCAATTCCGGATTCCAGCTGATCTACCGGAACGTTTAGCCGCTTGGCTTTATCCAAAATGCTTGAAATTTTCTTAACCCTGCCGGTTACAAATTCGATCGGCGAGTATTCTTCTCGGCTCTTCAGCTCGCCGCGGAGCGTCTTAAATTTCACTTTCAGCTCTTCTACAGATTGTTCATAAGGGAGTAAAAACTTCTTCCAGTCTCGTCCATCCATCTTTTCTGCCCTCCATTCACTGATGAAGTCACTTATGATCGGCACCTATTGCCTGGGAAATATGCGTGTATCCATCTTTAGCGAGCAACGCTTTAACACCTTTGTTTAATTGGCCTAGCAGTCCAGGACCTTCATATATTAATGAAGTATATACTTCTACGAGGCTGGCCCCGGCCCGTATTTTGTCATATGCATCCTGTGCAGAAAAAATGCCTCCGGAGCCGATAATAGGAAGCTTTCCACCAGTTAATTGGTATACGCGGCGAATTACCTCCGTCGAACGCTCCGTAAGAGGTTTGCCGCTGAGACCGCCTGTTTCGAGCCTATTCGAGTGAGTCGTCCCCGCCCGATTCAGTGTCGTATTCGTCGCTATGATGCCAGAGACTCCGCTGTTCTGGATAGTCTTCACCGTCAACTCCAATTCAGCGTCGGTAAGATCCGGAGCAATCTTCACGAGGACAGGCTTACCGGAATCCTGGTGCTTTCGCTGCTGCACATTCATTTCATCTGTAACTGCATCCAGCAATCTCTCCAAATCGTTGCCATGTTGTAAATTACGCAAGTCCGGCGTGTTTGGTGAACTGATGTTTACCACAAAAAAGTCCCCATATGTATACAACGCCTGAATGCATGCACGGTAATCATCTTCCGCACGTTCATTCGGAGTCACCTTGTTCTTACCTATATTAATAGCTACGGGTATATCTCTCTTGCCTGCTTTACGAAGATTGGAGGCCATTTCCTCCACACCAACATTGTTAAAGCCCATTCGATTAATGAGCGCATGATCCTGCGGTAAACGGAACAGGCGGGGCTGTTCGTTGCCGGGCTGCGGCTGCGGTGTAATCGTGCCCACTTCCATAAAGCCAAATCCAAGCTGCGAAAAGCTCTTTACCGCTTTCGCATTCTTATCCAAGCCCGCAGCAAGTCCGACCGGATTCGAAAAGTCAATTCCCCATAGCTGCTGGGCCATGCTCGTGTCTCGGGCAACCCCCCAGATTGCCTTCAGCACTTGCTTCCCGCCGGGAAATGAGCCTACACCCCCGAGGCCGTCTATGATAAGATGGTGCGCTTTTTCAGGGTCCATTCGAAACAAAATCGGTTTGCCAATCGTTTTATACAGCATGTCCATACACTCCGTTCTGTAATTACTCTAACTGTCAGTTTAGCTGACAAAACCAAATTATGCAATCGACAAACATCGAATCTTCCTGCCATATATCGTCCCTAACAGCAAAAATCCCTGCAGCCTGTCGGCGCAAGGAACTCGGTCTGAAGCTTATGTAGAAAACTGAATTCGTTAGACGCTGCTGCGCTGAAGGACACGTTCCAGATGCATCGTCAAATATCCGGTCTCATCCGGGGGCACTTCAACCTTGAGAGCATCGCTAAGCTGCATGGATAAGACCGTTGCTTTCAAGTATATGTCGCCGTACTCTTCTTTTATTTTATCAAGCAGTGTATTTTGCAAGGTTTTCCCCTGCTTGACCCGTTCAATCAACCCTTTTAAATGGCTGATAAAACGCAGTGTGGAAAACGAATCCTCAAAGCCGAAGCCGAGCTCCTTGGCCGCCTCAATCGTTTGCGATACCAGCTTCACAACCGCCAGCGATTCCGTTGGACGTTCCTGCGAGCGCGCCCCTTTGAAATGCATCGCCAAGAAGGCAATTTCATCTTCAGGCAGCATCACATCCAGATGTTCATTCAAAAATTGCACGGCTTTGCTGGCGACCTTATACTCCTCCGGGTACATATATTGGATCTCATAGGCAAACGGATTTGTAATAAAGATTCCCCGCTTCTGACGCTCCACTGCAAAATTAATATGATCCACGAGCGATGCATGAATCGTTTCGGAGAATTCACCTTCCAGCATGCCTTGCGCGTAGGCAATGACTTCTTCGGTAATACCGATAATCTTCACATCGACTGCGTTTAGGATCTGCTCATAATTTTTTAGCACTTCGGAAGTATGCAGCAGAAATTCTTGCGTAATTTCACCATCAAGAGACATACCGGGCGTTTTCTTGAAGCCGATTCCTTTCCCGAAGGCGATCGAATTCTTTCCAGAAGATAAGTGCGCCATCACAACATTATGGGACAGCACATGAATAATGGTCCGTTCAATCATAAGACACCTCCGAATGTACTTAGGCTAGTCCTGATTTGAATCCCGATCTGCAACAAGCATGGGCTTGATACCCTCACGAATTTGCTCGGATTCCGTACCGAATACAACGTGGACATTGCCTTTACCAAGCCTAATGACCCCGATAGCTCCCAGCGCTTTGAGCTCCGTATCCTGCACCCGATGTTCTTCCTTAACAAGCAGCCGCAGTCTCGTGATGCATGCTTCCACCGAGACAACATTAGCTGCTCCTCCAATATGCTTCAAAATGCTGCCCACTCTGTCTTCCTTGCCCGGATTGACGAACTCTGCATCTGCTAAATCATTGCTTGCCTCCGAATGTTGATCCTCAGAGCGCTCCCGCAATTTAAAAGGAAAAAAGTTGATAACCAGACGAAATGTAAAGTAA
This genomic window from Paenibacillus hexagrammi contains:
- a CDS encoding GTP pyrophosphokinase is translated as MDGRDWKKFLLPYEQSVEELKVKFKTLRGELKSREEYSPIEFVTGRVKKISSILDKAKRLNVPVDQLESGIEDIAGIRIMCQFVEDIERLADLIRARQDMSVVYEKDYIANKKPSGYRSYHIIIEYPVQTALGMKRVLAEIQIRTLAMNFWATIEHSLNYKYKETLPEDVRARLSKAAEAAYLLDQEMSSIRDEIVEAQQMFEDNSNLVNKVLNNIQVLYFYHRIREAAQFQLRFNEIWENEDVWSLSDLSMEIEAAISRAKKGDQS
- a CDS encoding PRD domain-containing protein; this encodes MIERTIIHVLSHNVVMAHLSSGKNSIAFGKGIGFKKTPGMSLDGEITQEFLLHTSEVLKNYEQILNAVDVKIIGITEEVIAYAQGMLEGEFSETIHASLVDHINFAVERQKRGIFITNPFAYEIQYMYPEEYKVASKAVQFLNEHLDVMLPEDEIAFLAMHFKGARSQERPTESLAVVKLVSQTIEAAKELGFGFEDSFSTLRFISHLKGLIERVKQGKTLQNTLLDKIKEEYGDIYLKATVLSMQLSDALKVEVPPDETGYLTMHLERVLQRSSV
- a CDS encoding DUF309 domain-containing protein — its product is MNQNQYDRLYVEYLYYFNEARDYFECHEVMEELWLEEGRSPLYQGLLQIAVGLYHHANGNVSGSIKLFSAGIQKLENYPTPTLGIDLNKLLNDSRVYLNKLSAIEEAFFLPYDLDIVIVDEHLQRLLEEVKANPPVPGEEESL
- a CDS encoding quinone-dependent dihydroorotate dehydrogenase produces the protein MLYKTIGKPILFRMDPEKAHHLIIDGLGGVGSFPGGKQVLKAIWGVARDTSMAQQLWGIDFSNPVGLAAGLDKNAKAVKSFSQLGFGFMEVGTITPQPQPGNEQPRLFRLPQDHALINRMGFNNVGVEEMASNLRKAGKRDIPVAINIGKNKVTPNERAEDDYRACIQALYTYGDFFVVNISSPNTPDLRNLQHGNDLERLLDAVTDEMNVQQRKHQDSGKPVLVKIAPDLTDAELELTVKTIQNSGVSGIIATNTTLNRAGTTHSNRLETGGLSGKPLTERSTEVIRRVYQLTGGKLPIIGSGGIFSAQDAYDKIRAGASLVEVYTSLIYEGPGLLGQLNKGVKALLAKDGYTHISQAIGADHK